One Amorphoplanes digitatis genomic window carries:
- a CDS encoding DsbA family protein, with amino-acid sequence MSERAAVDMWFDPLCPWAWITSRWLLEVEKVRSVDITFNVMSLSVLNSGRDLPEQYRELMTKGWGPVRVCIAAAEAAGPEVLRDLYTALGTRIHLQKYELDEKLYTEALAEVGLDPALAAAAGTDARDDALRASHNAGMKPVGTDVGTPVIHAPGPVEGEKIAFFGPVVTPAPKGEAAGRLWDGVLLVAGTPGFYELKRTRDLGPIFD; translated from the coding sequence ATGAGTGAACGCGCCGCGGTCGACATGTGGTTCGACCCCCTGTGTCCCTGGGCCTGGATAACCTCACGCTGGCTGCTGGAGGTCGAGAAGGTCCGATCCGTCGATATCACGTTCAACGTGATGAGCCTCTCGGTGCTCAACTCGGGCCGCGACCTGCCCGAGCAGTACCGGGAGCTGATGACCAAGGGCTGGGGCCCGGTCCGGGTCTGCATCGCCGCCGCCGAGGCCGCCGGGCCGGAGGTCCTGCGCGACCTCTATACGGCCCTTGGCACCCGCATCCACCTGCAGAAATACGAGCTGGACGAGAAGCTATACACCGAGGCGCTCGCCGAGGTCGGCCTCGACCCGGCGCTGGCCGCGGCGGCCGGCACCGACGCCCGGGACGACGCGCTGCGGGCCAGCCACAACGCGGGCATGAAGCCGGTCGGCACGGACGTCGGCACGCCGGTCATCCACGCGCCCGGCCCGGTCGAGGGCGAGAAGATCGCCTTCTTCGGCCCGGTCGTGACGCCCGCGCCGAAGGGCGAGGCGGCGGGGCGGCTCTGGGACGGCGTCCTGCTGGTCGCCGGCACGCCAGGCTTCTACGAGCTCAAGCGCACCCGCGATCTGGGCCCGATCTTCGACTGA